One region of Brachybacterium saurashtrense genomic DNA includes:
- a CDS encoding trimeric intracellular cation channel family protein, with the protein MDPLELLITNDVLRAMDLLGVFVMGVAAGALASRLNFDAVGFAIIGIAAGLGGGIVRDLILGVPVPAAFDDPLYLTCALAGSAFAFLINAEGGWWRRLVTVLDITAMGLWAATGTAKSLGYGLEVLPAILLGVTSAVGGGVIRDVLVGRIPAIFGGGPLYATGAMLTAVLTWAVVALGLPSPLVLVAVAVGSLLAGIAAWRRWTLPAHSEWQVTMSAAQLKRLVRRTRKDERERVALETGTVPVVDTRTDEFAADAAADDLDAADYEDRIFADGAEHLPGTAEHERETGTERG; encoded by the coding sequence GTGGATCCCCTCGAGCTGCTGATCACCAACGACGTGCTGCGCGCGATGGACCTGCTGGGCGTGTTCGTGATGGGCGTGGCCGCGGGCGCCCTCGCCTCGCGGCTGAACTTCGACGCGGTGGGCTTCGCGATCATCGGGATCGCCGCCGGCCTCGGCGGCGGCATCGTGCGCGACCTGATCCTGGGCGTGCCCGTCCCCGCCGCCTTCGACGATCCCCTGTATCTCACCTGCGCGCTGGCCGGCTCCGCCTTCGCCTTCCTCATCAACGCCGAGGGCGGCTGGTGGCGCCGCCTGGTGACCGTCCTGGACATCACCGCGATGGGGCTGTGGGCCGCCACCGGCACCGCGAAGTCCCTGGGCTACGGTCTCGAGGTGCTGCCGGCGATCCTGCTGGGGGTCACCAGCGCCGTGGGCGGCGGGGTGATCCGCGACGTGCTCGTGGGGCGGATCCCCGCGATCTTCGGCGGCGGCCCGCTGTACGCCACCGGGGCGATGCTCACCGCGGTGCTCACCTGGGCGGTGGTGGCCCTCGGCCTGCCCTCCCCGCTGGTGCTGGTGGCCGTGGCCGTCGGCTCGCTGCTCGCCGGGATCGCCGCCTGGCGGCGCTGGACCCTGCCCGCCCACAGCGAGTGGCAGGTGACGATGTCCGCCGCGCAGCTCAAGCGCCTGGTGCGCCGCACCCGCAAGGACGAGCGGGAGCGGGTCGCGCTGGAGACCGGGACGGTGCCGGTGGTGGACACCCGCACCGACGAGTTCGCCGCCGACGCCGCGGCCGACGACCTCGATGCCGCGGACTACGAGGACAGGATCTTCGCCGACGGGGCCGAGCACCTGCCCGGCACCGCCGAGCACGAGCGGGAGACCGGCACCGAGCGCGGCTGA
- the aroD gene encoding type I 3-dehydroquinate dehydratase, producing MTEESTDPAPSTGPDEATDVRRRTATVRGIELGRARPEIIVPLVGEDADALQAQAEAATATRARIVEWRLDRFRPDLEDAQEHREAVLDALPALRALLGPDRALLVTFRTTAEGGARPLADRDLGVLLESLITGRRAGTQSAVDMVDIETARTARVVERVIAAAHRHGTVVVGSFHDMEGTPSEQELVETLRAQRRLGADVPKIAVTPHGPRDVLTLLSASVAVAEDLSGPHIAISMGALGATSRVAAETFGSAATFASVGEGSAPGQLGAQDVAGMLELLRP from the coding sequence ATGACCGAGGAGAGCACCGACCCCGCCCCGAGCACCGGCCCCGACGAGGCGACGGACGTGCGCCGTCGCACCGCGACCGTGCGGGGGATCGAGCTGGGCCGTGCGCGCCCGGAGATCATCGTCCCGCTGGTGGGCGAGGACGCAGACGCGCTGCAGGCCCAGGCGGAGGCCGCGACCGCCACCCGGGCGCGGATCGTGGAGTGGCGGCTGGACCGCTTCCGCCCGGACCTCGAGGACGCGCAGGAGCACCGCGAGGCGGTGCTCGACGCGCTGCCGGCGCTACGTGCGCTGCTGGGCCCGGACCGCGCGCTGCTGGTCACCTTCCGCACCACCGCGGAGGGCGGCGCCCGACCGCTCGCGGATCGCGACCTCGGGGTGCTCCTCGAGTCGCTGATCACCGGTCGGCGGGCCGGCACGCAGTCCGCCGTGGACATGGTGGACATCGAGACCGCGCGCACGGCACGGGTGGTGGAGCGCGTGATCGCCGCCGCCCACCGTCATGGCACCGTGGTGGTCGGCTCGTTCCACGACATGGAGGGCACACCGAGCGAGCAGGAGCTCGTCGAGACGCTGCGGGCCCAGCGCCGTCTGGGGGCGGACGTGCCCAAGATCGCCGTCACCCCGCACGGCCCGCGCGACGTCCTCACCCTGCTCTCGGCGAGCGTCGCCGTCGCGGAGGATCTCTCCGGCCCGCACATCGCGATCAGCATGGGTGCGCTGGGGGCGACCAGCCGGGTGGCGGCGGAGACCTTCGGCAGCGCGGCCACCTTCGCCAGCGTGGGGGAGGGCTCCGCCCCGGGGCAGCTCGGCGCCCAGGACGTGGCCGGGATGCTGGAGCTGCTGCGCCCCTGA
- the aroC gene encoding chorismate synthase, whose product MLRWLTAGESHGPSLLSLLDGVPAGIELTSDDLKDALARRRLGHGRGSRQKFEQDVLTIHGGLRHGRTLGSPLAIEIANSEWPKWEKVMSADPVAREDLLVDAGTGDEREIARNRPLSRPRPGHADLSGMLKYGFEEARPVLERASARETAARVVAGRVAAALLEQSAGIRLVSHTLQTGSVRVPEDAALPTPEDVPLLDADPLRCFDRETSAAMVAEVDSAKSDGDTLGGVVEVLVYGAPVGLGSHVQWDRRLDGRLAQAIMSIQAMKGVEIGDGFATAGRRGSVAHDEILAAQDAPEDSGRTFPRVTNRAGGVEGGMTNGQVIRVRGALKPISTVPRALRTVDVATGEQTTANHQRSDTCAVAPAAVIAEAVVALTLADALLEKTGGDSVAEIRAHLEQTRSLQSALTDRRPDSTS is encoded by the coding sequence ATGTTGCGCTGGCTCACGGCCGGGGAATCCCACGGCCCCTCCCTCCTCTCCCTGCTCGACGGCGTCCCGGCCGGCATCGAGCTGACCAGTGACGATCTGAAGGACGCGCTCGCGCGCCGGCGCCTCGGCCATGGCCGCGGCAGCCGGCAGAAGTTCGAGCAGGACGTGCTGACGATCCACGGCGGTCTGCGCCACGGGCGCACCCTCGGCTCCCCGCTCGCGATCGAGATCGCGAACTCCGAGTGGCCGAAGTGGGAGAAGGTGATGAGCGCCGATCCGGTGGCCCGCGAGGACCTGCTGGTCGATGCCGGCACCGGGGACGAGCGCGAGATCGCCCGCAACCGCCCGCTGTCGCGGCCGCGTCCCGGCCACGCGGACCTCTCGGGCATGCTGAAGTACGGCTTCGAGGAGGCGCGTCCGGTCCTCGAGCGCGCCAGCGCCCGCGAGACCGCCGCCCGGGTGGTCGCCGGGCGCGTCGCCGCGGCCCTGCTGGAGCAGTCCGCGGGGATCCGGCTGGTCTCGCACACCCTGCAGACGGGCTCCGTGCGCGTCCCCGAGGACGCTGCGCTGCCCACCCCGGAGGACGTCCCGCTGCTGGACGCCGATCCGCTGCGCTGCTTCGATCGCGAGACCTCGGCCGCGATGGTCGCCGAGGTGGACTCCGCGAAGTCCGACGGCGACACGCTCGGCGGCGTCGTCGAGGTGCTCGTGTACGGCGCGCCGGTGGGTCTCGGCTCCCACGTGCAGTGGGACCGGCGCCTGGACGGCCGGCTGGCGCAGGCGATCATGTCCATCCAGGCGATGAAGGGCGTGGAGATCGGCGACGGCTTCGCCACCGCCGGCCGGCGCGGTTCCGTCGCGCACGACGAGATCCTCGCCGCCCAGGACGCGCCCGAGGACTCCGGGCGCACCTTCCCCCGGGTCACGAACCGGGCCGGCGGCGTCGAGGGCGGCATGACCAACGGGCAGGTGATCCGGGTGCGCGGCGCTCTCAAGCCCATCTCCACGGTGCCGCGCGCGCTGCGCACCGTGGACGTGGCCACGGGGGAGCAGACCACTGCCAACCATCAGCGCTCCGACACCTGCGCCGTCGCCCCCGCCGCCGTGATCGCCGAGGCCGTGGTCGCGCTGACCCTCGCCGACGCCCTGCTGGAGAAGACCGGCGGGGACTCGGTGGCGGAGATCCGCGCCCACCTGGAGCAGACCCGGTCCCTGCAGTCGGCGCTCACCGACCGCCGCCCGGACAGCACTTCGTGA
- the aroB gene encoding 3-dehydroquinate synthase — translation MSTTAIPVTTPTGGYEVHVGRGLLPTLPALVPERARRVVLVHQPSLREVAEELRTALADSGRQAFAAEIPDGEEAKTAQVAGFLWGVCGQAEIGRGDLVIGLGGGAATDLAGFVAASWLRGVDVLQVPTTVAAMVDAAVGGKTGINTAEGKNLVGAFHPPIAVVADLDVLGALGANDVAAGLAEAVKAGFIEDTAILEIVERDPAAVLDVTSEAFREVVERAIRVKARVVSADLREAGEREILNYGHTLGHAIERNERYLWRHGAAVSIGMMFAAELSHLSGKLSEAEVDRHRRILTSLGLPTTYRDRQWPKLEDAMKRDKKTRAGLLRFVVLDRIGKVSRVEGPDPALLLSAYAAITEE, via the coding sequence ATGAGCACCACCGCGATCCCCGTGACCACCCCGACCGGAGGATACGAGGTCCATGTGGGCCGCGGCCTCCTGCCCACCCTGCCCGCGCTGGTCCCCGAGCGGGCCCGGCGCGTGGTCCTGGTGCACCAGCCCAGCCTGCGCGAGGTGGCGGAGGAGCTCCGCACCGCCCTCGCGGACAGCGGCCGGCAGGCCTTCGCCGCCGAGATCCCCGACGGGGAGGAGGCCAAGACCGCCCAGGTCGCGGGCTTCCTGTGGGGTGTGTGCGGCCAGGCGGAGATCGGCCGCGGCGATCTCGTGATCGGGCTGGGCGGCGGCGCCGCCACCGATCTGGCCGGCTTCGTCGCCGCCTCCTGGCTGCGGGGCGTGGACGTGCTGCAGGTGCCCACCACCGTGGCCGCGATGGTGGATGCCGCCGTGGGCGGGAAGACGGGCATCAACACCGCCGAGGGCAAGAACCTCGTCGGCGCCTTCCACCCGCCGATCGCGGTGGTCGCGGATCTCGACGTGCTCGGCGCCCTGGGCGCGAACGACGTCGCCGCCGGGCTCGCCGAGGCGGTGAAGGCCGGCTTCATCGAGGACACCGCGATCCTCGAGATCGTCGAGCGGGATCCCGCGGCGGTGCTCGACGTCACCTCGGAGGCGTTCCGCGAGGTGGTCGAGCGGGCCATCCGGGTCAAGGCCCGCGTGGTCTCCGCGGATCTGCGCGAGGCGGGCGAGCGGGAGATCCTCAACTACGGCCACACCCTGGGCCACGCCATCGAGCGCAACGAGCGGTACCTGTGGCGCCACGGGGCCGCCGTGAGCATCGGCATGATGTTCGCCGCCGAGCTGTCCCACCTCTCCGGGAAGCTCTCCGAGGCGGAGGTGGATCGTCACCGCCGCATCCTCACCTCCCTCGGGCTGCCCACCACCTACCGCGACCGGCAGTGGCCCAAGCTCGAGGACGCCATGAAGCGCGACAAGAAGACCCGCGCCGGGCTGCTGCGCTTCGTGGTGCTGGACCGGATCGGGAAGGTCTCCCGTGTGGAGGGACCGGACCCGGCCCTGCTGCTGTCCGCCTACGCCGCGATCACCGAGGAGTGA
- a CDS encoding shikimate kinase, translating into MTGPLAILIGPMAAGKTSVGRALASRLGVPFADLDALIVEADGRSIEEIFAAEGEPGFRALEAATLAEALTAQEGVLSLGGGAPLHPESRERLRGAPVIWLDVDEQVAARRLGQGAGRPMLDGGDPMARWRALAHERGPRYRELAALRIDSGHGSPARVARAILAALQLEHTTSREKEHP; encoded by the coding sequence GTGACCGGCCCGCTCGCGATCCTGATCGGCCCGATGGCGGCCGGGAAGACGAGCGTGGGCCGCGCCCTCGCGTCCCGGCTCGGGGTGCCCTTCGCGGATCTCGACGCCCTGATCGTCGAGGCCGACGGCCGCTCCATCGAGGAGATCTTCGCGGCCGAGGGCGAGCCGGGCTTCCGTGCGCTCGAGGCCGCGACCCTCGCCGAGGCGCTCACCGCGCAGGAGGGTGTGCTGTCGCTCGGCGGCGGCGCGCCGCTGCACCCCGAGTCCCGCGAGCGTCTGCGCGGCGCACCGGTGATCTGGCTCGACGTCGACGAGCAGGTCGCGGCGCGCCGTCTCGGCCAGGGCGCCGGCCGCCCGATGCTCGACGGCGGGGACCCGATGGCCCGCTGGCGCGCCCTGGCGCACGAGCGCGGGCCCCGCTACCGCGAGCTCGCGGCGCTGCGGATCGACTCCGGCCACGGAAGCCCCGCCCGGGTGGCCCGCGCGATCCTCGCCGCCCTGCAGCTCGAGCACACCACCTCCCGCGAGAAGGAGCACCCATGA